ATCCGCACCACTTCATGTGCACGGCGGTTGCCGTAGGTGATGGTGCCGGTCTTGTCGAGCAGCAGGGTCGTCACGTCGCCTGCGGCCTCGACCGCGCGACCCGACATGGCCAGGACGTTGCGCTGCACGAGTCGGTCCATCCCGGCGATGCCGATCGCGGAGAGCAGTGCGCCGATCGTCGTCGGGATGAGGCATACGAGCAGGGCGATCAGCACGGGGATGCTCACGGGGGACGCCGCGTACGCGGCGATCGGGTTGAGTGCCAGCACGACGATCAGGAACACGATCGACAGGCTCGCGAGCAGGATGTTCAGGGCGATCTCGTTCGGGGTGCGCTGACGGCTCGCCCCTTCGACGAGCGCGATCATCCGATCGACGAAGGTCTCGCCCGGCTTGGATGTGATGCGCACGACGATGCGGTCCGAGAGCACTCGCGTGCCTCCGGTGACGGCGCTGCGGTCGCCTCCCGATTCGCGGATCACAGGGGCGCTCTCGCCGGTGATCGCCGATTCGTCGACCGTCGCGATGCCGGAGATGATGTCACCGTCGCCGGGGATCAGTTCTCCGGCTTCGACGATCACGATGTCGTCGCGCTGCAGATCGGCGGATGACACCTGGGATGTCGCGGAGCTGGTCGCCGCGACATCCGATGCCTGGTCATAAGCGGACACGCGACGTGCGAGCGTGCTCGTGCGCGTCTTGCGCAGGCTGGCGGCCTGGGCCTTGCCGCGCCCCTCGGCGATCGATTCCGCGACGTTTGCGAAGAGCACAGTGAGCCAGAGCCACACGGCGATGCCCCAGGTGAACGGCGCGGGCACCGCGGTGCCGCCGGACTCGCCAGGGCCGCCGAGGAACGGCTCGGCGATCGCGAGAACAGTCGTGAACGCCGCTCCGGCCCACACGAGCAGCATCACGGGGTTGCGGACGAGGCTCACCGGATTGAGTCTGCGCACCGCGCCAGGAAGGGCCTGACCGAGCTGCGCCCAGCCGAACGCCCGCGATGTCGAACTCTGCGAGGGTGCGGATGCCGCAGCATCCTGCTGTTCAGAAACGGAGGTGATGAGTGTCATGTCAGACGAGTCCTTCGGCGAGCGGGCCCAGAGTGAGCACCGGGAAGTACGTGAGCGCGGTGACGATGACCGTCACGGCGAGGAGGAGGCCGACGAACTGCGGCCGGTGGGTGGGGAGCGTCCCTGATGTCGCGGGGATGCGCTCCTGCGCTGCGAACGAACCGGCGAGAGCCAGCACGAGCACGATCGGTATGAACCGTCCGAGCAGCATCGCGATGCCCAGCGCGGTGTTGAACCACGGAGTGTTCGCGGTGAGGCCGGCGAACGCGGAGCCGTTGTTGTTGGCTGCCGAGGTGAACGCATAGAGCACCTCGCTCATGCCGTGCACGCCGGGGTTCAGGATGCTGGTCGATTCGACGTCTTCCCGGATGCCCGGAATGGCGAAGCTCAGGGCGGTGCCGCCCAGCACGAGTGCCGGCACGACCAGGATGTAGAGGCTCGCGAGTTTGATCTCCCGCGGCCCGATCCGCTTGCCGAGGTATTCGGGCGTGCGCCCGATGAGCAGCCCGCCGACGAACACGGCGATGATCGCGAGCACGAGCATTCCGTAGAGGCCCGAGCCGACGCCGCCGGGGGCGACCTCGCCGAGCATCATGTTGAGCATCGGCATCATGCCGCCCAACGCCGTGTAGGAGTCGTGCATGGAGTTCACCGCGCCGGTGGAGGTGAGGGTCGTCGCACTGCCGAACAGTGTTGATCCGAGGATGCCGAATCGCTGCTCCTTACCCTCCATGGCGGCGCCGGCGAGTTCGGGTGCGGTGCCGCGGCCTGCCAGTTCGAGGGCGGACAGGGCGAACGTCGAGAGCAGGAAGATCGTGCCCATGACGGCCGCGATCGCGTAGCCCTGGCGGTGGTCGCCGATCATGCGCCCGAAGGTGCGCGGCAGTGCGAAGGGGATCGCGAGCACGAGGATGATCTCCAGCAGGCTCGTCCAGGCCGTGGGATTCTCGAACGGGTGCGCGGAGTTCGCGTTGAAGAATCCGCCTCCGTTCGTGCCCAGCAGTTTGATCGCCTCCTGCGAGGCCACCGGCCCGCCGGGAATCGTCTGCGTCCCGCCCGAGACGGTCTGCACCTCGGTGAAGCCGGCGAAGTTCTGCACGACGCCTCCGACGATCAGGGCGACGGCCCCGATCAGGGCGATCGGCAGCAGGATGCGGCCGAGTCCGCGGATGAGGTCGACCCAGAAGTTGCCGATCGTCGCGGAGCCGCGACGGGAGAGCCCGCGGATCAGAGCGATCGCGATCGTGAGGCCGACAGCCGCGGAGGCGAAGTTCTGCACCGTGAGACCGGCGAGCTGTACGACGTAGCCCATGGTCTGCTCGGGCGAGTACGACTGCCAGTTCGTGTTGGCCACGAAGGACGCGGCGGTGTTGAACGCGAGGCCCTCCGGCACGGCCGGGAGCCCGAGCGACTGCGGCAGGAACGCCTGCAGGCGCTGCAGCCCGTATACCAGGAGGAACCCGACCAGCGAGAAGGCGAGCACGCTGCGCGCGTAGGCGCGCCAGGTCTGCTCCGATGCGGAGTCGACGCCGATCAGGCGGTAGATGCCGCGCTCGACGCGAAGGTCGCGTGCCGAGGAGTAGACGTGCGCGATGCCGTCTCCGAGTGGGCGGTAGAGGAGCACGAGGGCGACGATGAGCGTCGCGGCCTGGAGGATGCCGAACCAGATAGTGGCATCCATCAGAACTTCTCCGGTGCGACGAGGGCGACCACGAGGTAGACGATCGCGGCGACGGCGAGAGCCACGGCGGCGATCTCGAAGACGATCACAGTCGTTCCACCCCCTTCGCGATCAGAGCGACGAGGGCGAAGAGCGCGAATGTCAGCGCGAGGTAGATGATGTCGAGCACGAGACTCGATACAACTCCGGTGCGGGCGCCGCGGCCATGATCCTCACGCTTTCCCTACGGCTGCAGGGGCGATGCATGCGGGATGCTCACATCGGCGCTAGTTCGTCTGCCATTCCTCGGAGAGGAGCCCGTAGTTCATCCCGTCCATCCACTCGCCCGAGCGGTGCAGGGCTGTCTTGCGGCTGAACTCCTCGCGGCGCATGCCGATGCGCTCCATGAGTCGCCACGACGGCTCGTTGTCGG
The DNA window shown above is from Microbacterium murale and carries:
- the kdpA gene encoding potassium-transporting ATPase subunit KdpA, with translation MDATIWFGILQAATLIVALVLLYRPLGDGIAHVYSSARDLRVERGIYRLIGVDSASEQTWRAYARSVLAFSLVGFLLVYGLQRLQAFLPQSLGLPAVPEGLAFNTAASFVANTNWQSYSPEQTMGYVVQLAGLTVQNFASAAVGLTIAIALIRGLSRRGSATIGNFWVDLIRGLGRILLPIALIGAVALIVGGVVQNFAGFTEVQTVSGGTQTIPGGPVASQEAIKLLGTNGGGFFNANSAHPFENPTAWTSLLEIILVLAIPFALPRTFGRMIGDHRQGYAIAAVMGTIFLLSTFALSALELAGRGTAPELAGAAMEGKEQRFGILGSTLFGSATTLTSTGAVNSMHDSYTALGGMMPMLNMMLGEVAPGGVGSGLYGMLVLAIIAVFVGGLLIGRTPEYLGKRIGPREIKLASLYILVVPALVLGGTALSFAIPGIREDVESTSILNPGVHGMSEVLYAFTSAANNNGSAFAGLTANTPWFNTALGIAMLLGRFIPIVLVLALAGSFAAQERIPATSGTLPTHRPQFVGLLLAVTVIVTALTYFPVLTLGPLAEGLV
- a CDS encoding potassium-transporting ATPase subunit F, with product MIVFEIAAVALAVAAIVYLVVALVAPEKF